A DNA window from Caulobacter mirabilis contains the following coding sequences:
- a CDS encoding RHS repeat-associated core domain-containing protein, translating to MTSSERLRQAVDLYRGEVAFSLPLAVLPGRGGPDAVLTAAYSGSVGAVVTYDNAVAPTGVLGLGWSLSQSSIAAAPDGAGYVLQGEGGGASPLVLIGTEADGTQLYASADYRFWIIRYDPAAQRWEITREDGGRAVYGDAASGRGTVDWGVAWGGWTGASTALAGQTPVAVGWSLSQVFDLWGDVVTYAYDQVAAPVGGPGGLSYTRATYLKTVVGAGGDVARLTYGEKAANECPPPHADPNGLNAWQDRYGTRYLQSVSVYAPGGVLMGVTSLDFEGGSGQTQYVGQGTLAKRLLMGIVATAPAATPPPPFSFTYVTTAGSPVLGTLATAQAPEGGQATYAYASAGMTATLSARDLTLSPPIRAGVTFSQPVFYFAEDYAVVTWLGSDTSVQGVAYRWVGRWIATTLASLPLGSATYASTAVGLSADTFCIAANGKLLAYVISESQVGGWNATATALTLTLQAGEAVTAVCGSGFAAVVGQASGSLNPAHWNGAAWVADTVVQLAGATGALCAQVAAEDRRLLAVSTGTATGDLVAVLMSLDPFGRWTSVSRPTPRPMPSISTLSVVLGEGYGAYAAAGGPTGSAQVICNGVSWPATITRLDLTRLATLTPAVGALAPALAIRGAMVGLGGQLFRYQGSGWSRYSSDAVVYPGETAVTGITYGFDEAVRTMTGAGGSPLFDLAAYDPSTSAWTVPAAFAGAAPTGGSFAARTAVSPRTPSRYVVFPTVSGQTWSNGVYAQGADGSWTAALSLADSLAATETASLQVLGERCCVYQTGTKTVVYPLVNGAAGARIELSGQKVLVPSGTGRELVGPSSFVTYSGTWGAAGSTLTLRRMVQGAVAGQQTVPALATTALNDGYAVQTLAVAGDATTATVTADGWRAAYNQMTVAEGTANTAVAPNGTSVTWFFNGLTAQDTPAQPYPTGTDTNAATLLGLMAGQVYGRKDRSAGSGSPPVLTDAGTTTFYWWGYRQALSQVAGDNRTGFYARQRRLVRLLDGVTTTVRTSYAPNDQTPPVTGLPTVTATDRYNASGQLETLTQTPTYFWQQYDAARSLNILTPVVQTTAATNGATTGISIETWRNDWPTRPGAWAPSATYRALSAAPAAFNWATGTGPAGSWLLGTAVTQRSPRGLPIVTVDALGRYSGAVRDAADRLTTAAFVNARLDQAEAGYYGCEPYENDLYWSYAGGGALSDYIVGTQAHTGTQSIQIDPVAAGTKSGPAATFLRTTGGRAYLFSCWLLTDPGFGAASGTAQWELQVYNVAGAPVAVGAPIILSLTDTAGKWAYLHQIVDLAAVRAANPSVPAGAPLSVGLIAYNQKTGKRCWVDELRFSPLDAAYEATVFDVDSLLPSATLAPNGQTTRLVRDAARNVTAVVGPAENVASISSFTYARSLTSGGVFDPNLPNSLLSIGGLANGVYYDFDPSDQADWTLPDAYWTVSGWQLVYTGTATPPAFSQATLTGFVHGNYAMKVEVQRQSGAGALANARIGMGDVYVAWDQTAATWTLYAPATPGGAAQVQAVRAGRFARTWILAFVEELVLFYADGQQVFCDQLTGLVRGDGKLILGLSGPGSFSNLVCAVEPQISLGLFDGAAKPMQSLSVVDGNTVVAGGTLYDSQQRPQYGKDPVSNPLMIGAGPQATPPPPSTAEQNRLIGDIDSYLPYVNGQPMTVAQYTAPANGYPFTQTLYETAPTARVVEEGAPGTEFAVGSGHTYRYAYGANTANDPLTPLLPAGSPGQAPGSYSVITETDPNGVITYRLVNQSDQTLAVRTRIGGTQASPVYQTSMSLFDPAGRLVTVQLPNYFSPPSGSTAAPWVIQYGYDFLGRLISQTTPDSGQTQYAYDSAGRLRFAMDADGAGQTPQRIKYYQYDGLDRVIQAGLVQKTGVAWSGISAYVDQPAWPTVAQGATIYSQNTYDADGAGSNNLEGRLWQGTVDNGTAGLTTDAFAYDRRGSVLTRNTTAAGYGATTYQSAALYNNIGLPIMTTYPQVLTGGQPVGTPFQVTYFYDRLGQLAGVGQPPAGGEVLDPEHPRGGPEIYYASYYYNSMGEVTQAQLNDNSLGAPIQRAAAYNSAGWPTAVGGDFYLETLTYGQGGFNGATSYNGQITSAASSYAAEPGLDPWTAPPIRQSQWAYQYDALGQVQVADPGAAADAANAALAIGSATTPVSYDANGNLLSVPRGPTTEQYSYLTGAAPNQVWNNNRVQSVAAAIQSTIQFANATAYPGWTWGASNGGPSSSSVAPPVGTGTLPPGQALQLTGGSPGHAEVLQFAGFLAMGGTYQLSYWLNTPAPFAGQPGPANWSLRLFTDAGETVDALIRDIGAGSTAWVQVTGVTIDTQTIASTMGLDGHVVSIALVLTNGRTSGTSAPGASLFVADVQITGTAPIGQYGYASPNGWVTSATSRQLSSLSYHPLTGLTTGATVTGARARTVTYAYGRGTDRSVEQWTDADGTVTKVLDLRGPGGQPLARRTTSGGTETVSYFLHGAEGLLATVPAEATTTTRYALNDHLGSVRAVVDQTGTLLQTYDYGPFGELLQGPAAPLQPYAYTGQPIDAAIELTNYQARFYDPALRRFYAPDPAGQGASSYAYVANDPINATDPSGMFLMRLARDVGRRPGTYAGLVVSGAVATASVVQLLVTDPGFYTRPWGRLWAWGSNLDNWAQDGIITGKIYRVLQSFSRDELVTMMNYFPVAYAVTTPLALLWVYRPVQFAVDAAYHAGGNGQAANAIRHVTWMCNAKRFLWAGDAFANDLGEAHERGRKGRLEDQIADRINNAIALYLAGQSGQACGAIAEQAWGPFKPQTWDDNKLAWNHEYNGFQEGTPIDPQQDDLISASWVRGLDFLATTSYAPLFEGEDLAELQRRGIQYPRPSRPTPSPAPSPTGSGKEEL from the coding sequence ATGACGTCATCCGAACGCCTTCGCCAGGCCGTCGACCTCTATCGCGGCGAGGTGGCCTTCAGCCTGCCGCTCGCCGTCCTGCCGGGCCGCGGCGGGCCGGACGCCGTCCTGACGGCCGCCTACAGCGGCTCGGTCGGCGCCGTTGTGACCTACGACAACGCCGTCGCGCCGACCGGCGTGCTGGGCCTGGGCTGGTCGCTGTCGCAGTCGTCGATCGCCGCGGCGCCGGATGGCGCGGGCTATGTTCTGCAGGGCGAGGGGGGCGGAGCCAGCCCGCTGGTCCTGATCGGGACCGAGGCGGACGGGACGCAGCTCTACGCGTCCGCCGACTATCGCTTCTGGATCATCCGCTACGATCCGGCCGCCCAGCGCTGGGAGATCACTCGCGAGGACGGCGGGCGGGCGGTCTACGGCGACGCGGCCAGCGGCCGGGGAACGGTGGACTGGGGCGTCGCCTGGGGCGGCTGGACGGGCGCCAGCACGGCGCTGGCCGGCCAGACGCCGGTCGCGGTCGGCTGGAGCCTGTCGCAGGTCTTCGACCTGTGGGGCGACGTGGTCACCTACGCCTACGACCAGGTCGCGGCGCCGGTCGGCGGACCCGGCGGCCTCAGCTACACGCGGGCGACCTACCTCAAGACGGTCGTGGGGGCGGGCGGCGACGTCGCGCGCCTGACCTACGGCGAGAAGGCGGCCAACGAATGCCCGCCGCCGCATGCCGATCCCAACGGCCTCAACGCCTGGCAGGACCGATACGGGACACGCTACCTGCAGAGCGTCAGCGTCTATGCGCCCGGCGGCGTCTTGATGGGCGTGACCAGCCTCGACTTCGAAGGCGGCTCCGGCCAGACCCAGTACGTGGGGCAGGGAACCCTGGCCAAGCGCCTGCTGATGGGGATCGTCGCCACGGCGCCGGCCGCCACGCCGCCGCCGCCGTTCAGCTTCACCTATGTGACCACAGCGGGCAGTCCGGTTCTCGGAACCCTGGCGACCGCCCAGGCGCCCGAAGGCGGCCAGGCGACCTACGCCTATGCATCGGCCGGCATGACGGCGACGCTGTCGGCGCGGGACCTGACGCTGTCACCGCCGATCCGTGCGGGCGTCACCTTCAGCCAGCCGGTGTTCTACTTCGCCGAGGACTATGCCGTCGTCACCTGGCTGGGCAGCGACACGAGCGTCCAGGGCGTCGCCTACCGCTGGGTCGGCCGGTGGATCGCCACGACCCTGGCCAGCCTGCCGCTGGGTTCGGCGACCTACGCCTCGACAGCGGTGGGGCTATCGGCGGACACCTTCTGCATCGCCGCCAACGGCAAACTGCTGGCCTATGTGATCAGCGAGTCCCAGGTCGGCGGCTGGAACGCCACCGCCACGGCCCTGACGCTGACGCTGCAGGCCGGGGAGGCGGTCACCGCCGTCTGCGGCTCGGGCTTCGCGGCGGTCGTGGGGCAGGCCAGCGGCAGCCTCAATCCCGCGCACTGGAATGGCGCGGCCTGGGTCGCCGACACGGTCGTGCAACTGGCCGGGGCGACGGGCGCCCTGTGCGCCCAGGTCGCCGCCGAGGATCGTCGACTGCTCGCCGTCTCCACGGGAACGGCGACGGGCGATCTGGTCGCGGTGTTGATGAGTCTCGATCCGTTCGGCCGCTGGACCTCGGTCAGTCGGCCGACGCCGCGGCCGATGCCGTCGATCTCGACGCTCTCGGTCGTGCTGGGCGAGGGCTACGGCGCCTATGCCGCCGCCGGCGGGCCGACCGGTTCGGCTCAGGTGATCTGCAACGGCGTCTCCTGGCCGGCGACGATCACACGACTGGACCTGACCCGGTTGGCCACGCTGACGCCGGCGGTCGGCGCCTTGGCCCCGGCGTTGGCGATCCGAGGCGCGATGGTCGGGCTCGGCGGTCAGTTGTTCCGCTACCAGGGCTCGGGCTGGAGCCGCTACAGCAGCGACGCGGTCGTCTATCCAGGCGAAACGGCCGTGACGGGGATCACCTACGGCTTCGACGAGGCCGTTCGGACGATGACCGGCGCCGGCGGCTCGCCGCTGTTCGACCTGGCCGCCTATGACCCCTCGACCTCCGCCTGGACGGTCCCGGCGGCCTTCGCCGGCGCGGCGCCGACGGGCGGGAGCTTCGCGGCGCGAACGGCCGTCAGTCCCAGGACGCCGAGCCGCTATGTCGTCTTCCCGACAGTCAGCGGCCAGACCTGGAGCAACGGCGTCTACGCCCAGGGGGCGGACGGAAGCTGGACGGCGGCCCTGTCGCTGGCGGACTCCCTGGCGGCGACCGAGACCGCGTCGCTGCAGGTGCTGGGCGAGCGCTGCTGCGTCTATCAGACCGGGACCAAGACCGTCGTCTATCCGCTGGTCAACGGCGCGGCGGGCGCCCGGATCGAGCTGTCCGGCCAGAAGGTCCTGGTTCCGTCCGGCACGGGCCGCGAACTGGTCGGCCCGTCCAGCTTCGTGACCTACAGCGGGACCTGGGGGGCGGCCGGCTCGACGCTGACGTTGCGCAGGATGGTCCAGGGGGCCGTGGCCGGTCAGCAGACCGTGCCGGCGCTGGCGACGACGGCCCTGAACGACGGCTACGCGGTGCAGACCCTGGCCGTGGCCGGCGACGCGACGACCGCGACCGTGACCGCCGACGGCTGGCGCGCCGCCTACAACCAGATGACCGTGGCCGAGGGGACCGCCAACACCGCGGTCGCGCCGAACGGAACCAGCGTCACCTGGTTCTTCAACGGACTGACGGCCCAGGACACGCCGGCGCAGCCTTATCCGACCGGGACCGACACCAACGCCGCGACCCTGCTGGGCCTGATGGCGGGGCAGGTCTACGGCCGCAAGGACCGCTCCGCCGGCAGCGGTTCGCCGCCGGTGCTGACCGACGCCGGAACCACGACCTTCTACTGGTGGGGCTATCGGCAGGCCTTGTCGCAGGTCGCCGGGGACAACCGGACCGGCTTCTACGCTCGCCAGCGGCGGCTGGTCCGGCTGCTGGACGGCGTGACGACCACGGTGCGGACCAGCTACGCGCCGAACGACCAGACTCCGCCGGTCACCGGCCTGCCGACGGTCACGGCGACGGACCGGTACAACGCCTCGGGCCAGCTGGAGACGCTGACCCAGACGCCGACCTACTTCTGGCAGCAGTATGACGCCGCCCGCAGCCTGAACATCCTGACGCCGGTGGTTCAGACCACCGCCGCGACCAACGGCGCGACGACCGGCATCTCGATCGAGACCTGGCGCAACGACTGGCCGACCCGGCCGGGCGCCTGGGCGCCGTCGGCGACCTACCGGGCGCTCAGCGCGGCGCCCGCCGCGTTCAACTGGGCCACCGGCACGGGGCCGGCGGGCAGCTGGCTGCTCGGGACCGCCGTGACCCAGCGCTCGCCGCGCGGGCTGCCGATCGTCACCGTCGACGCCCTGGGCCGCTACAGCGGCGCGGTGCGCGACGCGGCCGACCGGCTGACCACGGCCGCGTTCGTCAACGCCCGGCTGGATCAGGCCGAGGCCGGCTACTACGGCTGCGAGCCCTACGAGAACGACCTCTACTGGTCCTACGCCGGCGGCGGCGCCCTGAGCGACTACATCGTCGGGACCCAGGCCCACACCGGCACGCAGAGCATCCAGATCGACCCGGTCGCCGCCGGGACCAAGTCCGGACCGGCCGCGACCTTCCTGCGCACGACCGGCGGCCGGGCCTATCTCTTCTCCTGCTGGCTGCTCACCGATCCGGGCTTCGGCGCGGCCTCGGGGACCGCCCAATGGGAGCTGCAGGTCTACAACGTCGCCGGCGCGCCGGTCGCCGTCGGGGCGCCGATCATCCTCAGCCTGACCGACACGGCCGGGAAGTGGGCCTACCTGCACCAGATCGTCGATCTGGCGGCGGTGCGGGCGGCCAACCCCTCGGTCCCCGCCGGCGCGCCGCTGAGCGTCGGCCTGATCGCCTACAACCAGAAGACCGGGAAGCGGTGCTGGGTCGATGAGCTGCGCTTCTCGCCGCTCGACGCGGCCTACGAGGCGACGGTCTTCGACGTCGACAGCCTGCTGCCCAGCGCGACGCTGGCGCCGAACGGCCAGACGACGCGCCTGGTCCGCGACGCCGCCCGCAACGTCACGGCCGTGGTCGGGCCGGCCGAGAACGTGGCCTCGATCTCCAGCTTCACCTACGCCCGCTCCCTGACGAGCGGCGGGGTCTTCGACCCGAACCTGCCCAACAGCCTGCTGAGCATCGGCGGCCTAGCCAACGGCGTCTATTACGACTTCGATCCCAGCGACCAGGCGGACTGGACCCTGCCGGACGCCTACTGGACCGTGAGCGGCTGGCAGCTGGTCTACACCGGGACCGCGACCCCGCCCGCCTTCAGCCAGGCGACCCTGACCGGCTTCGTGCACGGCAACTACGCGATGAAGGTGGAGGTCCAGCGCCAGTCCGGCGCGGGCGCCCTCGCCAACGCCCGGATCGGGATGGGCGATGTCTATGTCGCCTGGGACCAGACCGCCGCGACCTGGACCCTGTACGCCCCGGCGACGCCGGGCGGCGCGGCCCAGGTCCAGGCGGTCCGCGCGGGCCGGTTCGCGCGCACCTGGATTCTCGCCTTCGTCGAGGAGCTGGTCCTGTTCTACGCGGACGGCCAGCAGGTCTTCTGCGACCAGCTGACCGGGCTGGTGCGAGGGGACGGCAAGCTGATCCTGGGTCTGTCGGGGCCGGGGAGCTTCAGCAACCTGGTCTGCGCGGTGGAGCCGCAGATCTCGCTGGGGCTGTTCGACGGCGCCGCCAAGCCGATGCAGAGCCTGTCGGTCGTGGACGGCAACACCGTCGTCGCCGGCGGGACACTCTACGACAGCCAGCAGCGGCCGCAGTACGGCAAGGACCCCGTCTCCAATCCGCTGATGATCGGCGCAGGGCCGCAGGCCACGCCGCCGCCGCCCAGCACGGCCGAACAGAACCGGCTGATCGGCGACATCGACAGCTATCTGCCCTACGTCAACGGCCAGCCGATGACGGTCGCTCAGTACACGGCGCCGGCCAACGGCTACCCCTTCACCCAGACCCTCTACGAGACGGCGCCGACCGCGCGCGTGGTGGAGGAGGGGGCGCCGGGAACGGAGTTCGCCGTCGGTTCGGGGCACACCTATCGCTACGCCTACGGCGCCAACACCGCCAACGACCCGCTGACCCCGCTGCTGCCGGCCGGATCGCCGGGGCAGGCGCCCGGCAGCTACAGCGTGATCACCGAGACCGACCCGAACGGCGTGATCACCTATCGGCTGGTCAACCAGAGCGACCAGACCCTGGCCGTCCGGACCCGGATCGGCGGAACCCAGGCTTCGCCCGTCTACCAGACCAGCATGTCGCTCTTCGACCCGGCCGGGCGGCTGGTCACGGTCCAGCTGCCCAACTACTTCTCGCCGCCGTCGGGCTCGACCGCGGCGCCCTGGGTGATCCAATACGGCTACGACTTCCTGGGGCGGCTGATCTCGCAGACCACGCCCGACTCCGGCCAGACCCAGTACGCCTACGACAGCGCCGGCCGGCTGCGCTTCGCCATGGACGCCGACGGCGCCGGCCAGACCCCGCAGCGCATCAAGTACTACCAGTACGACGGCCTGGACCGGGTGATCCAGGCCGGCCTGGTGCAGAAGACCGGCGTCGCCTGGTCCGGGATCTCGGCCTACGTCGACCAGCCGGCCTGGCCCACGGTCGCCCAGGGCGCGACGATCTACAGCCAGAACACCTACGACGCCGACGGGGCCGGATCGAACAACCTGGAGGGCCGGCTGTGGCAGGGGACGGTCGACAACGGGACGGCCGGCCTGACCACGGACGCCTTCGCCTACGACCGGCGCGGCAGCGTCCTGACACGCAACACCACGGCCGCCGGCTACGGCGCGACGACCTACCAGAGCGCCGCGCTCTACAACAATATCGGCCTGCCGATCATGACCACCTATCCGCAGGTCCTGACCGGCGGACAGCCGGTCGGGACGCCTTTCCAGGTGACCTATTTCTACGACCGCCTGGGCCAGCTGGCCGGGGTGGGGCAGCCGCCGGCCGGCGGCGAGGTGCTGGATCCGGAGCATCCGCGCGGCGGGCCCGAAATCTACTACGCCTCCTACTACTACAACAGCATGGGCGAGGTGACCCAGGCGCAGCTGAACGACAACAGCCTGGGCGCCCCGATCCAGCGCGCCGCCGCCTACAACAGCGCCGGCTGGCCGACCGCGGTCGGCGGGGACTTCTATCTCGAGACCCTCACCTACGGGCAAGGCGGGTTCAACGGCGCGACCTCCTACAACGGTCAGATCACGTCCGCGGCCTCGTCCTACGCCGCCGAGCCGGGCCTGGACCCCTGGACGGCGCCGCCGATCCGGCAGAGCCAGTGGGCCTATCAGTACGACGCGCTGGGGCAGGTGCAGGTGGCCGACCCGGGCGCGGCGGCCGACGCCGCCAACGCGGCGCTGGCCATCGGCTCGGCGACGACGCCGGTCAGCTACGACGCCAACGGCAATCTGCTGTCCGTGCCCCGGGGCCCCACGACGGAGCAGTACAGCTACCTGACCGGCGCGGCTCCCAACCAGGTCTGGAACAACAACCGCGTCCAGTCGGTGGCGGCGGCGATCCAGTCCACGATCCAGTTCGCCAACGCGACCGCCTATCCCGGCTGGACCTGGGGGGCGAGCAACGGGGGACCGTCGTCAAGTTCGGTCGCGCCGCCGGTCGGGACGGGGACTCTGCCGCCCGGGCAGGCGCTGCAGCTGACCGGCGGCAGCCCCGGCCACGCCGAAGTGCTGCAGTTCGCCGGCTTCCTGGCCATGGGCGGGACCTACCAGCTGTCCTACTGGCTCAACACGCCGGCCCCCTTCGCCGGCCAGCCCGGGCCGGCGAACTGGAGCCTGCGGCTGTTCACCGACGCCGGCGAGACCGTCGACGCCCTGATCCGCGACATCGGCGCGGGGTCGACCGCCTGGGTCCAGGTCACCGGCGTGACCATCGACACCCAGACCATCGCCAGCACCATGGGGCTGGACGGCCATGTCGTCAGCATCGCGCTGGTCCTGACCAACGGCCGGACCAGCGGGACCAGCGCGCCGGGCGCCTCGCTGTTCGTGGCCGACGTCCAGATCACCGGAACCGCGCCGATCGGGCAGTACGGCTACGCCTCGCCCAACGGCTGGGTGACCAGCGCGACCAGCCGGCAGCTGAGCAGCCTGAGCTATCACCCGCTCACCGGCCTGACGACCGGGGCGACGGTGACCGGCGCCCGGGCGCGGACCGTGACCTACGCCTATGGCCGGGGGACCGACCGCAGCGTCGAGCAGTGGACCGACGCCGACGGGACGGTGACCAAGGTGCTGGACCTGCGCGGGCCCGGGGGGCAGCCCCTGGCGCGCCGCACGACCAGCGGGGGGACGGAGACGGTCTCCTACTTCCTGCACGGCGCCGAGGGCCTGCTGGCGACGGTGCCGGCCGAGGCGACCACGACGACCCGCTACGCCCTCAACGATCACCTCGGCTCGGTGCGGGCGGTGGTCGACCAGACCGGGACGCTGCTGCAGACCTACGACTACGGCCCGTTCGGCGAGCTGCTGCAGGGACCGGCCGCGCCGCTGCAGCCCTACGCCTACACGGGCCAGCCGATCGACGCGGCGATCGAACTGACCAACTACCAGGCCCGGTTCTACGACCCGGCGCTGCGCCGCTTCTACGCGCCCGACCCGGCCGGACAGGGGGCGTCGTCCTACGCCTATGTCGCCAACGACCCGATCAACGCGACCGATCCGAGCGGGATGTTCCTGATGCGGCTGGCCAGGGACGTCGGCCGCCGACCCGGCACATATGCGGGGCTCGTCGTCAGCGGCGCGGTGGCGACGGCCAGCGTCGTGCAGTTGTTGGTCACCGATCCCGGGTTCTACACCAGGCCCTGGGGACGGCTGTGGGCGTGGGGCTCGAACCTCGACAACTGGGCGCAGGACGGGATCATCACTGGCAAGATCTACCGCGTCCTGCAGAGCTTCTCGCGGGATGAGCTCGTCACCATGATGAACTACTTCCCGGTGGCCTACGCGGTGACGACGCCCCTGGCGTTGCTGTGGGTGTACCGGCCGGTGCAGTTCGCGGTCGACGCCGCCTACCATGCGGGCGGCAACGGTCAGGCGGCCAACGCCATCCGGCACGTCACCTGGATGTGCAACGCCAAGCGGTTCCTTTGGGCGGGCGACGCCTTCGCCAACGACCTGGGCGAGGCCCACGAGCGGGGCCGCAAGGGGCGGCTGGAGGACCAGATCGCCGACCGGATCAACAACGCCATCGCGCTCTATCTGGCCGGGCAGTCCGGTCAGGCCTGCGGCGCCATCGCGGAGCAGGCCTGGGGCCCCTTCAAGCCCCAGACCTGGGACGACAACAAACTGGCGTGGAACCACGAATACAACGGATTCCAGGAGGGAACGCCGATCGACCCGCAGCAGGACGACCTCATCTCGGCCTCCTGGGTCAGAGGTCTCGATTTCCTCGCCACGACCTCCTACGCGCCGTTGTTCGAGGGCGAAGATCTCGCAGAGCTCCAGCGGCGGGGGATCCAGTATCCCCGCCCGTCGCGGCCGACCCCGTCGCCTGCTCCGTCGCCGACCGGCTCCGGGAAGGAAGAGCTGTGA
- a CDS encoding Hint domain-containing protein — translation MSSLRTLLIAGASAGLLLSAGAAVAGSPAKSPLKAPPMTSQDKSDLAAVLALAPAGQPTALDMSNPVHYRFFVRQMKAAGVTPDRYPQLFKVTEQARKAKPPAVERRPMTVLAAQGLPGITPIQTLTAIGTDDGTNYFASAISSVPQTPYFSQLVVQLYDSGGNPIGQPASSSSATQPASNVNAIANGASSTSYAAVQGVATYFWQDQFGKAYHGFVEGVVTTAPTSITNLAPMPGTGQSITKLCLGRTGTDCTYSPPGGTGTNVLMPVQGSITFASAINTSPSTQTSLITMARPDTGQGGGCTIASTDNFFADPNTVINGGTISWNLNPAHFQPAVGCLVPNSTAIYTLTLGLAVANQATFVTITSDPNTDPQDPYFKIIPELQVFFSCLAEGTLVTLADGSKVAIEDLKEGALVRVAGGRTLAVESKLKGTEEAPMIRLKTAGGREVLITDGHPVIVAGKPVLAGLVRVGQKVTIEGGVDAVVSVEREAYAKPVWNLNLGAPPASLNDPKVTGSAFYAGGILVGDNVMQFVENRKQQKARAAVAVQRVPPEWRQDVVSAIKDGN, via the coding sequence ATGTCGTCGCTCAGGACGCTTCTCATCGCGGGAGCCTCGGCCGGCCTCCTGCTGTCGGCCGGCGCCGCCGTGGCCGGCTCGCCCGCGAAGTCGCCGCTGAAGGCGCCGCCGATGACCAGCCAGGACAAGTCCGACCTCGCCGCGGTCCTGGCCTTGGCGCCGGCCGGCCAGCCGACCGCGCTCGATATGTCGAACCCGGTTCATTACCGGTTCTTCGTGCGCCAGATGAAGGCGGCCGGCGTCACGCCGGATCGCTATCCGCAGCTGTTCAAGGTCACCGAACAGGCGCGCAAGGCCAAGCCGCCCGCCGTCGAGCGCCGCCCCATGACGGTGCTCGCCGCCCAGGGGCTGCCCGGGATCACCCCGATCCAGACCCTGACCGCGATCGGCACCGACGACGGAACCAACTATTTCGCCTCGGCGATCTCGTCGGTGCCGCAGACGCCCTATTTCTCGCAGCTGGTCGTGCAGCTCTACGATTCCGGCGGCAATCCGATCGGTCAGCCGGCCAGCTCGTCGTCGGCCACCCAGCCGGCCAGCAACGTCAACGCCATCGCCAACGGCGCCTCGTCGACCTCCTACGCCGCAGTGCAGGGGGTCGCGACCTACTTCTGGCAGGACCAGTTCGGCAAGGCCTACCACGGCTTCGTCGAGGGCGTGGTGACCACCGCCCCGACCAGCATCACCAACCTGGCGCCGATGCCCGGGACGGGGCAGTCGATCACCAAGCTGTGCCTGGGGCGAACCGGCACGGACTGCACCTACAGCCCGCCAGGGGGCACCGGGACCAACGTCCTGATGCCGGTCCAGGGCAGCATCACCTTCGCCAGCGCGATCAACACCTCGCCCAGCACCCAGACCTCGCTGATCACCATGGCGCGGCCGGACACCGGCCAGGGCGGCGGCTGCACCATCGCCAGCACCGACAACTTCTTCGCCGATCCCAACACCGTCATCAACGGCGGCACGATCAGCTGGAACCTGAACCCGGCGCACTTCCAGCCGGCGGTGGGCTGCCTGGTCCCCAACTCGACGGCCATCTACACCCTGACCCTGGGTCTGGCCGTGGCCAACCAGGCGACCTTCGTCACCATCACCAGCGACCCGAACACCGACCCGCAGGACCCCTACTTCAAGATCATCCCGGAACTGCAGGTGTTCTTCAGCTGCCTGGCCGAAGGGACCCTGGTGACGCTGGCGGACGGGAGCAAGGTCGCGATCGAGGACCTCAAGGAAGGCGCGCTGGTCCGGGTCGCCGGCGGCCGGACCTTGGCGGTGGAGAGCAAGCTGAAGGGGACCGAAGAGGCCCCGATGATCCGGCTCAAGACCGCGGGCGGCCGCGAGGTCCTGATCACCGACGGGCACCCGGTGATCGTCGCCGGGAAACCCGTCCTGGCGGGCCTGGTGCGTGTCGGTCAGAAGGTGACGATCGAGGGCGGCGTGGACGCCGTGGTGTCGGTCGAGCGTGAGGCCTACGCCAAGCCGGTCTGGAACCTGAATCTGGGCGCTCCGCCGGCCAGCCTCAACGACCCGAAGGTCACGGGCAGCGCCTTCTACGCCGGCGGCATCCTGGTCGGGGACAACGTCATGCAGTTCGTGGAGAACCGGAAGCAGCAGAAGGCGAGGGCGGCGGTCGCCGTTCAGCGGGTTCCGCCGGAGTGGCGCCAGGACGTCGTCAGCGCGATCAAGGACGGCAACTAG